The DNA sequence CTCCCTCTTTAGGAAGGATTAACCCCGCAGGCTCTGCCTGTGGGGTTTTTTTTGTGCCTGCGGCGAAGCAAGTTTCTCATCAATCTGCATCAATCTGACCAGATATTCACAGGCGGTGAAAAAGATGCGAACACGCGCGCCATGGCGTTGCAATTACACATCACCCATGGGCTGGGAAAGCGCGCTGACCGGTATCCCGCAATCTCACCCGATGAGGTAGAGAAGCCCTGTGTACAAGGGTTTGCTGCCGGATAGGCCATGCGGCGCCGGCCCGAACAGCTCACCAAACCTCTTATTCACAGAGTCTATAACTGATATGAGCACTCTAAAGTAGTCATACAGCGAGCGAACCATCATACTGCGACGCAACAACAGTGAAATTGAACGCCGTGCAACTGTGTCGCGGCCTGATTATCAGAGGTAGAAATATCATGTCCTTCCTGAACCTGGCCTTTCCCGCAGAAGCCGCCCTGCCCTTCGCGCAGTCCTTCATCGGTATGATGGCAGCCTATGTGCGCCCGGCCCTGGGTCTGGGAGCACTGGTGACCCTGGTGATGGTGTTCAAGCCGCTGATCCTGGGTGTGGCGCAAGCTGCGCTGCTGTTGGTCAAGCCCCGCAAGTCGCTGGAGCAACGCATCCTGGCGCACAAGTTCAGCGGCAAGATGATGTTGAACCGCATGGCCAACGAATACAGCATGACCCAACCGAATTTTGCCGCCGAACTGCGCAACATGGCCGCGCGCGACTGAACAAGTCCCCGCCTGATCGTCGTTCGAGGCCCAACGGCTTCTGGTCGTGTAGTTGAAGTTTTGTAGTACGTACTGTGTCTCCTCCTCCCTCTTTAGGAAGGATTAGCCCCGCCAGCGCAAGCTCGCGGGGCTTTTTTTATCCACCGTACGCGGCATGTCAGGCGGCAATCGTGATAACTTGTCCACCCGCCAATCACCACAGCCTTACCGCAAGACATCATGTGCCAGCTCCTCGGGATGAACTGCAACACCCCCACCGACATCGTCTTCAGCTTCACCGGCTTCGCCACCCGCGGCGGGCTGACCGATCATCATCGCGATGGCTGGGGCATTGCCTTCTTCGAGGGCTCCGGGGTGCGCACCTTCGTCGATCACCAGGCTGCGGTCGATTCGCCGGTGGCCGCGCTCATCAAGCGCTATCCGATCAAGTCGCAGCACGTCATCGCTCACATCCGCAAGGCCACCCAGGGCCGCGTGACGCTGGCCAACTGCCATCCTTTTGTGCGCGAGTTGTGGGGCCGGTATTGGGTATTTGCCCACAATGGTGACCTGAAAAACTTCACCCCCACGCTGGACGGGCCTTTCCGGCCGGTCGGTACTACCGATAGTGAACTTTCCTTCTGCTATATCCTGCAGGAGCTGCGCCGGCGCTTTGGCGATACCCTACCCCTGCTGGCCGAGTTGCGCGCCGCGCTGCGCGAGATCGTCGACGGCATCGCCAGCCATGGCACTTTCAACATGCTGCTCTCGGATGGCTCGGCGCTCTTTACCCATTGCTCCACCAATCTCTATTACATCGTCCGCCAGCATCCCTTCACCACGGCCAAGCTGTCCGATGAAGACCTCTCGGTGGATTTCTCCGAAGTCACTACCAGCAATGACCGGGTGGCCGTCATCGTCACCCAGCCGCTGACCGACAATGAAGTCTGGACGCAATACCAGCCAGGTGAAATGAAGCTCTTTGTCGACGGCACCGTAGTCGACTGACACCGGCCTGCCGGGTTGTCTTATCCACAGGCGAATTTTTCGCCAAGTTGAACCTGTCCACAGGGGAAAAAAGGGACAGGTCAGCGCCGGCTTTCGGGTTTTGCACAGGCTGTTACAAAAAAACCTGGCCCTCCCGGCCAGCTTGTCTTTTCCACAAGCCTCCTACTCTGTCCCCCTATCACCCGCCCGCGAAGCGCCTTCAGGGCTGCGAGTT is a window from the Herbaspirillum rubrisubalbicans genome containing:
- a CDS encoding class II glutamine amidotransferase; translated protein: MCQLLGMNCNTPTDIVFSFTGFATRGGLTDHHRDGWGIAFFEGSGVRTFVDHQAAVDSPVAALIKRYPIKSQHVIAHIRKATQGRVTLANCHPFVRELWGRYWVFAHNGDLKNFTPTLDGPFRPVGTTDSELSFCYILQELRRRFGDTLPLLAELRAALREIVDGIASHGTFNMLLSDGSALFTHCSTNLYYIVRQHPFTTAKLSDEDLSVDFSEVTTSNDRVAVIVTQPLTDNEVWTQYQPGEMKLFVDGTVVD